In the Streptomyces fradiae ATCC 10745 = DSM 40063 genome, GGTGGTCCAGCTGTACCTCTCGGACCCCGAGGCGTCCGTCGTCCGGCCGCGGCGGTGGCTCGCCGGGTTCGGCCGGGTCGAGCTGCGGCCGGGCGCGGCCGCCCGGGTGACCTTCTCCGTCCACGCCGACCGGACCTCGTTCACCGGGCTCGACCTGCGCAGGAGGGTGGAGCCGGGGGAGATCGGCGTGGCCGTGGGGCGCTCCAGCGGCGATCTGCCGCTGCGGGGCTCCTTCACCCTGCACGGCCCCGTCCGCCACCCGGCGGCCGACCGGGTGCTGTCCGTTCCGGTCGAGATCGTGCCGGTCCCGTGAGCGCGCCGTTCGGTGAGCCCGTGCTGCCCGGGTTCCGGCCCGACCCGTCCGTCTGCCGGGTGGGGGCCGACTACTACCTGGTGACGTCCAGCTTCGAGTGGTTCCCGGGCCTTCCCGTGTTCCAGAGCCGCGACCTCGTCCACTGGCGGCGCGTCGGCTCCGCGCTCGACCGGCCGTCGCAGCTCGACCTGGACGGGTGCGCGCCCTCGCGCGGACTGTTCGCCCCGACGATCCGCCACCATGACGGGGTCTTCCACCTCGTCTGCACGCTGATGGACGGCCCCGGCCACTTCGTCGTCACGGCGACCGACCCGGCGGGGCCGTGGTCGGAGCCGCACTGGCTGGAGGGCGAGGGCTTCGACCCGTCGCTGTTCTTCGACGACGGCCCCACCGGCGACGGCCGGGCCTGGTTCACCGCGACCCGGGTGCTGGACGAGGCAGCCGGCCGGACCGAGATCTGGATGCGCGAGTACCTCCCCGGCGAACGGCGGCTCACGGGCCCGGAGCACGTCCTGTGGTCGGGGAGCCGCCCGGGCGCCCGGTGGTCGGAGGCCCCGCACCTCTACCGGATCGGCGACGGCTACCTGCTGCTCACCGCCGAGGGGGGCACCGCCGAGGACCACAGCGTGGTCGCCGCCCGCGCCGAGCACGTCACCGGCCCCTACGAGGGGGCTCCCGGCAATCCGCTGCTGCCGCCCGCCGAGGGCCCGGTCACCTGCACCGGCCACGCCGACCTGGTACGGACCCCGCACGGCGACTGGCGGGCCGTCCTCCTGGGCGTGCGTCCGGGCTCCGCCCTCGGCCGCGAGACCTTCCTCGCCCGGGTCGCCTGGGACGACGGCTGGCCGGTCTTCTCCCCCGTCGCCCACACGGCCCCGCGCCGCCCCCTGCACGACGACTTCGCCACCCTGTCCGCGGACTGGAGCACCCTGCGCACCCCGCGCACGCGGTTCTGGACGACCGGCGACGGGCTCCGCCTCCGGCTCCGCCCGGAACGCCTGGGCGAACGCGCCGTCCCCTCCCTCCTGGCCCGCCCCCAGGAGCAGCCCGACTGCGACGTCTCCACCGAACTGCGCTTCACCGCCGCCGCACCGGGCGAGCAGGCCGGTCTGGCCGTGGTCCTCGACGACGACGCCCACCTCCTCCTGCTGCGCACCGCGGAGGGCCTCAGCCTCCAGCGCGGGCCGGACGTCCTGGCCCGCGTCGCGCTCCCCCCGGGCCCCGTCCGGCTGGGGGTCCGCGTCCGCGGCCTCACCCACACCTTCGCCCACGCGGCGCCCGACGGGGACTGGCGGGACCTGGCCACCGTCGAGGCCGGCTTCCTCACCCCGCTGTTCACCAGCGTCCAGCACGGCCTCTACGCCACCTCCAACGGCCGCCCGTCCGGCAACCACGCCCACTTCCCGTGGTTCCACGTCGGGTATCCGAGCCGGCGGTGACCGGGAGAAGCACCGCCGAGCGGTCGGGTGCCCGCGCGGATCGCGAGCGCGGCCACGCTCCCGGATTTCCGCGGCCGGCCACTCGGAATTGACGCGTGACCGGCCCCGCGGAGACACCTTCCCGCGGAAAGCATCCGCTCGCGGGGATTGTCCCGGAGCGGTCCTCGGTCACGCGCGGGGGAAACGGCCGGAAGTGGCGGACGCTTTCGGTCGCCCCCTCCCCCGGCCCGCCCGGCGGAGAGGGTGCCGGAAGCCCGGTGCGCGGGACGGCGGGGAATGCCGCGCGGGGACCCGGTTTCGCCCCGGGCCGCACTGTCCACGCAGACCAGGGGCGCTCGCATTCGGTCACCTTTCGATGGGGGCGTCCTTCCGGAATGCCGTG is a window encoding:
- a CDS encoding glycoside hydrolase family 43 protein, with product MSAPFGEPVLPGFRPDPSVCRVGADYYLVTSSFEWFPGLPVFQSRDLVHWRRVGSALDRPSQLDLDGCAPSRGLFAPTIRHHDGVFHLVCTLMDGPGHFVVTATDPAGPWSEPHWLEGEGFDPSLFFDDGPTGDGRAWFTATRVLDEAAGRTEIWMREYLPGERRLTGPEHVLWSGSRPGARWSEAPHLYRIGDGYLLLTAEGGTAEDHSVVAARAEHVTGPYEGAPGNPLLPPAEGPVTCTGHADLVRTPHGDWRAVLLGVRPGSALGRETFLARVAWDDGWPVFSPVAHTAPRRPLHDDFATLSADWSTLRTPRTRFWTTGDGLRLRLRPERLGERAVPSLLARPQEQPDCDVSTELRFTAAAPGEQAGLAVVLDDDAHLLLLRTAEGLSLQRGPDVLARVALPPGPVRLGVRVRGLTHTFAHAAPDGDWRDLATVEAGFLTPLFTSVQHGLYATSNGRPSGNHAHFPWFHVGYPSRR